A region of Flavobacterium indicum GPTSA100-9 = DSM 17447 DNA encodes the following proteins:
- the dndC gene encoding DNA phosphorothioation system sulfurtransferase DndC, with amino-acid sequence MALDLNYLENEIIDQFLFDDSKRPWIIGFSGGKDSTMLLQVVWRSLLKIDPFLRQTRRIYIVCNDTLVENPRIVKFINSTLSKIQEAAVHYELPITVHQTTPELENSFWVKLIGLGYPAPNKFYRWCTERLKINPTTKFITEKINENGEAIILLGTRSAESSARAASIKKHEVKGQRLRKHQLPNSYVYAPIKDVTTNELWQYLNQVPPPWGGTNKELITLYRNANAGDCPLVIDESTPSCGNSRFGCWTCTVVNKDKSMEGLIENGEEWMSPLMEIRNFLVETRDNPEKYRQKERRNKTISENLWGPYTFNTRVEILTRILKAQKNIQKEEGVELITHQEMVLIQYYWYRDCFFKTRVSDIYNSIYKTKIDMSKQEEKFKQESDLLKESCKNEQKDVDLIQDLLALQKTKTLMIRKRGLQADIENRLDQYLESDKKSNN; translated from the coding sequence ATGGCATTAGACCTAAATTACTTAGAGAATGAAATAATTGATCAATTTCTATTTGATGATTCAAAAAGACCATGGATTATTGGCTTTAGTGGAGGGAAAGATAGTACAATGTTGCTTCAGGTTGTTTGGAGATCTCTGTTAAAGATTGATCCTTTTTTAAGGCAAACTAGAAGAATTTATATTGTATGTAATGATACTTTAGTTGAAAATCCAAGAATTGTAAAATTTATCAATTCGACTTTATCCAAAATACAAGAAGCTGCAGTTCATTATGAATTGCCAATAACAGTGCATCAAACTACACCTGAATTAGAAAATAGTTTCTGGGTTAAATTAATTGGATTAGGATATCCTGCACCGAATAAATTTTATAGATGGTGTACCGAAAGATTAAAAATTAACCCAACAACAAAATTTATCACTGAAAAGATTAATGAAAATGGTGAAGCGATAATTTTGTTAGGAACTAGAAGTGCTGAAAGTTCTGCTAGAGCTGCTTCTATAAAAAAACACGAGGTAAAAGGTCAACGTTTAAGAAAACATCAATTACCAAATTCTTATGTTTATGCTCCAATAAAAGATGTTACAACAAATGAATTATGGCAATATTTAAATCAAGTGCCACCACCATGGGGAGGAACGAACAAAGAGTTAATCACTTTGTATAGGAATGCTAATGCTGGAGATTGTCCATTAGTTATTGATGAATCAACTCCTAGTTGTGGTAATAGTAGATTTGGATGTTGGACATGTACTGTTGTCAATAAAGATAAAAGTATGGAAGGACTAATTGAAAATGGAGAGGAGTGGATGTCTCCATTAATGGAAATTAGAAATTTTTTAGTTGAAACTAGAGACAATCCAGAAAAATATAGACAAAAAGAGAGAAGAAACAAAACAATATCTGAAAACCTTTGGGGGCCTTATACTTTTAATACAAGGGTTGAAATATTGACCAGAATTTTAAAAGCGCAGAAAAACATTCAAAAAGAAGAAGGTGTAGAATTAATTACACATCAGGAAATGGTTTTAATACAGTATTATTGGTATAGAGACTGTTTCTTTAAAACAAGGGTATCGGATATTTATAATTCTATTTACAAAACTAAAATCGATATGAGTAAACAAGAAGAAAAATTCAAACAAGAATCTGACTTATTGAAAGAATCTTGTAAAAATGAACAGAAAGATGTTGACTTAATTCAAGATTTGTTGGCATTACAAAAAACAAAAACCTTAATGATTCGTAAACGAGGTTTACAAGCTGATATCGAAAATAGACTTGACCAGTATCTTGAATCGGATAAAAAATCTAATAATTAA
- the dndD gene encoding DNA sulfur modification protein DndD, whose product MTIKEIELNNFRIYKGSNLIDLSNIDDKNIFVVSGRNGFGKTTFLMSLVWCLYGRQMQDVDDIYKKEIDDQGGYGKYIGNSLNRLAKSEDDYNFHVSITFTNVNIPEVPCKEIRIKRSYNAKTSSSEDVEVLIDGYPSEIAKEVGPEIFIREFIMPIEIAKFFFFDAEKIVSLAEVNTPEQKRKLSKAYSEVLGIKKYEDLKGELEGLQLKLRQDTASATEKSQLRILEAEHQNCDDKIKDNETKIAELREKRSEKNKESRDIQEKLIKSGSLITVEELHELRNQEEELTKRQNELQNQLKESYDIIPFAIAGEKFLEVNDQLENETNFKAAKFKDENVKGVTNKILTDLTKEPKPEDLVIDYKVERYFADAFEKLIRKHFFSDTPDLPTDFKMLLEFSDSEKNELQALLNNIKYSFKESFKRITSEYNQTRNDLNSIRKKIRDAETNQESPMITEFRNQKELLDKEIIGIDATIDSLNREIGEFINERTQKGKRIEELSKKLNVSEKNKAKDELITRNIGQLKDFIEKFKSKKKESLEKQILEGLETLLHKKGFVKKVEVEIIGDTIDIVLKNVRGEEIKKESLSKGEQQMYATALLRALVEESDIQFPVFIDSPMQKFDEQHAENIVKYFYPNISDQVVIFPLINKELTEKEYNILSNNIAKTFLINNIHEDKSEFLPLEPKDFISTYNKMYNNAN is encoded by the coding sequence ATGACAATTAAAGAAATAGAATTAAATAATTTTAGAATCTATAAAGGGTCTAATCTTATTGATTTATCTAACATAGATGATAAAAATATTTTCGTTGTAAGCGGAAGGAATGGGTTTGGTAAAACGACTTTTTTAATGTCGTTGGTATGGTGTTTGTATGGTAGACAAATGCAAGATGTTGATGATATATACAAAAAAGAAATCGACGACCAAGGTGGTTATGGAAAATACATTGGAAATTCTCTTAATAGATTAGCTAAATCTGAGGACGACTATAACTTTCATGTATCTATTACATTCACAAATGTCAACATACCAGAAGTACCTTGTAAAGAAATTAGAATAAAAAGAAGCTATAATGCTAAAACAAGTTCATCAGAAGATGTTGAAGTTTTAATTGATGGTTATCCAAGTGAAATTGCTAAGGAAGTAGGACCTGAAATTTTTATTCGTGAATTTATTATGCCAATTGAAATTGCAAAATTTTTCTTTTTTGATGCAGAAAAAATTGTAAGTCTTGCAGAAGTAAATACTCCAGAACAAAAAAGAAAGTTGAGCAAAGCTTATTCTGAAGTTTTAGGAATAAAGAAATATGAGGATTTGAAAGGGGAACTAGAGGGTTTACAACTGAAGTTAAGACAAGATACTGCAAGTGCTACTGAAAAAAGTCAACTTCGTATTTTAGAAGCAGAACATCAAAATTGCGATGATAAAATTAAAGATAACGAGACTAAAATAGCTGAATTACGTGAAAAGCGTAGTGAAAAAAATAAAGAGTCAAGAGATATTCAAGAAAAGCTAATTAAATCAGGAAGTTTAATAACTGTAGAGGAACTTCATGAATTAAGAAATCAAGAGGAAGAATTAACTAAAAGACAAAACGAACTTCAAAATCAATTAAAGGAATCCTATGATATCATTCCTTTTGCTATTGCAGGAGAAAAGTTCCTTGAAGTTAATGACCAATTAGAAAATGAAACAAACTTTAAGGCTGCAAAATTTAAAGATGAAAACGTAAAAGGAGTTACTAATAAAATATTAACCGATCTGACCAAAGAACCTAAGCCTGAAGATTTGGTAATTGATTACAAGGTTGAACGTTATTTCGCAGATGCTTTCGAAAAATTAATTCGAAAACACTTTTTCTCTGATACTCCTGATTTACCGACAGATTTTAAAATGCTTTTAGAATTTTCTGATTCAGAAAAAAATGAATTACAAGCATTACTAAATAACATTAAGTACTCTTTCAAAGAATCGTTTAAACGTATCACTTCTGAATACAACCAAACCAGAAATGATTTGAATTCGATTCGTAAAAAAATTAGAGATGCGGAGACCAATCAAGAAAGTCCAATGATTACTGAGTTTAGAAATCAAAAAGAGTTGTTGGATAAAGAAATTATTGGAATTGATGCTACAATAGATTCATTAAATAGAGAAATTGGTGAATTTATTAATGAACGAACTCAGAAAGGAAAACGAATCGAAGAACTTTCTAAAAAACTAAATGTTTCTGAAAAGAATAAAGCTAAAGATGAGTTGATTACAAGGAATATTGGTCAGCTTAAGGATTTTATTGAAAAATTCAAATCGAAGAAAAAAGAATCTCTTGAAAAACAGATTTTAGAAGGATTAGAAACCTTATTACACAAAAAAGGATTTGTTAAGAAAGTTGAAGTTGAAATCATTGGTGACACTATTGATATCGTTTTAAAAAATGTTCGTGGTGAAGAGATTAAAAAAGAGTCTTTAAGTAAAGGTGAACAGCAGATGTATGCAACTGCTTTACTACGCGCTCTAGTTGAAGAAAGTGATATTCAATTCCCAGTATTTATTGACTCCCCAATGCAGAAATTTGATGAACAACATGCGGAAAATATTGTTAAGTATTTTTATCCTAACATTTCAGATCAAGTTGTTATTTTCCCATTGATTAACAAAGAGCTTACTGAGAAAGAATACAATATTTTATCGAATAATATTGCAAAAACTTTCTTAATCAATAACATTCATGAAGATAAGAGTGAATTCTTACCTCTAGAACCAAAAGATTTTATTTCAACATACAATAAAATGTATAACAATGCTAATTAA